One region of Emys orbicularis isolate rEmyOrb1 chromosome 4, rEmyOrb1.hap1, whole genome shotgun sequence genomic DNA includes:
- the LOC135877236 gene encoding paraneoplastic antigen Ma1 homolog: protein MRGRMFVREEGAFAVLCELPSAVEPLQVPGTIAVEDGEWTVITTGSQPSPVPASDVEFLKKMSAFLGKEGKTLADMPGLLGLDPGVPHREIAPSPDEWAKALGQALEKVMPPHPESSPYRKLRLFSGGPTPIPGEEAFEPWLEHTTEMLQEWVVPEAEKRRRLVECLRGPALDVIRTLKLSNPGVKVKDCLEALDHAFGRTEGSDDVYCKFLNARQQKGEKVSAYIQRLEKLLQRAIMRGAVAVGQMDRTRLAQIVRGIQYQNPILLHLRLRERQDNPPSYSQLIKEVREEEERQAAGEVWEVQPHQATGTTSIRTPKALMVNPQEELTQRVQVLTQKVAELENTIDSANTSRYKEPSATTVQKTTFRTSAPPRQQGKGQSFFCYRCGQGGHIAARCQNAENPTLVYQKLRTTWGKSGNGPRAWEGSRLGLQGVEAPLERTMQPESHQD, encoded by the coding sequence ATGCGTGGGCGCATGtttgtgagggaggagggggcttttGCTGTACTGTGCGAGCTGCCATCGGCTGTGGAACCCCTACAGGTTCCGGGCACGATAGCAGTGGAAGATGGTGAGTGGACGGTAATAACCACTGGGAGCCAGCCCTCACCAGTCCCTGCCTCTGATGTAGAGTTTCTAAAGAAAATGTCGGCCTTTTTGGGGAAAGAGGGAAAGACTTTGGCTGATATGCCAGGTCTGTTGGGCCTTGATCCAGGAGTCCCACACCGGGAGATTGCTCCTTCACCTGATGAGTGGGCGAAGGCTTTGGGGCAAGCATTAGAGAAGGTTATGCCACCCCACCCTGAGTCAAGCCCCTATCGTAAACTGAGGTTGTTTTCTGGGGGTCCCACCCCAATACCTGGGGAGGAAGCATTTGAACCCTGGCTGGAacacaccactgaaatgctgcaggagtgggtggtGCCTGAGGCTGAAAAGAGAAGGCGACTAGTAGAGTGCCTCAGGGGGCCAGCCCtagatgtgattcgcaccctgaagctcagTAACCCTGGGGTCAAggtgaaggactgcctagaggcccttgatcatgCCTTCGGGAGAACCGAGGGCTCAGATGATGTCTATTGCAAGTTCCTCAATGCCAGGCAACAAAAGGGAGAGAAGGTTTCTGCCTATATCCAGAGGTTGGAGAAACTATTgcagagagccatcatgaggggagcagtggcAGTTGGGCAAATGGACCGGACTAGATTGGCTCAGATTGTGAGAGGAATTCAATATCAGAACCCAATCCTTCTCCACCTCCGATTAAGAGAACGGCAAGACAATCCACCGAGTTACTCTCAGCTGATAAAAGAGGTCCGAGAGGAAGAAGAGAGGCAGGCAGCTGGCGAGGTTTGGGAGGTGCAGCCACACCAGGCGACTGGCACAACATCCATCCGAACGCCCAAGGCACTGATGGTGAATCCTCAAGAGGAACTTACCCAACGAGTGCAGGTCCTGACACAGAAAGTGGCTGAATTAGAGAATACCATCGATTCAGCAAATACTTCAAGGTACAAGGAACCCTCCGCTACCACGGTCCAGAAGACTACATTTAGAACCTCTGCCCCACCGAGGCAACAAGGGAAAGGACAATCCTTCTTCTGCTACCGGTGTGGCCAGGGTGGGCACATTGCTGCAAGGTGTCAGAATGCAGAGAATCCCACGCTAGTATATCAAAAGCTGAGGACCACCTGGGGAAAGTCGGGAAACGGCCCCAGGGCCTGGGAAGGGAGCCGCCTAGGCCTACAGGGTGTGGAGGCTCCCCTGGAAAGAACCATGCAGCCCGAATCCCACCAGGATTGA